In one window of Desulfocurvibacter africanus subsp. africanus DSM 2603 DNA:
- a CDS encoding DsrE family protein: MDALPSESLCIIWSSADAEVALNMAFMYARNSLFKGWWRRTRLLVWGPSARVLSESPELQKELESLREAGVELWACKACADKYGVAEKLETLGLTVQYTGQPLTDMLKQGWKVLTF; this comes from the coding sequence ATGGACGCCCTGCCCTCGGAGTCACTATGCATCATCTGGAGTTCTGCGGACGCCGAGGTGGCCCTGAACATGGCCTTCATGTACGCCCGCAACAGCTTATTCAAGGGCTGGTGGCGGCGTACGCGGCTGCTGGTGTGGGGACCATCGGCCAGGGTGTTGAGCGAAAGCCCGGAACTGCAAAAGGAGCTGGAGAGCCTGAGAGAGGCCGGAGTCGAACTGTGGGCCTGCAAAGCCTGCGCTGACAAGTACGGCGTCGCGGAGAAGCTGGAGACACTCGGCCTGACTGTCCAGTACACGGGACAGCCGCTCACGGACATGCTCAAGCAGGGCTGGAAGGTGCTGACGTTTTAA
- a CDS encoding nitroreductase family protein: protein MSFLCLDKVNCRRDGICMEVCPGGVITADAEGYPVVKDGAEAFCNKCGHCVAACATGALSHERLPMIDFLPNRKPRPETVAEVEPLMLGRRSVRAYKNKPVEHALLERILDVARRAPTAVNSQQVGWIMVEDPAKTRRLAELGMEWLRAAGHPRYVQLWDEGREVFLRGAPHVAVAHAPADYTWGAADCAIALTYMELAAAAHGLGACWAGLLTRAAMAHAGVIEALELPQGRTVHGALMLGWPKYRYSLVPPRNAANVAWL from the coding sequence ATGAGCTTTTTATGCCTGGATAAAGTGAACTGCCGTCGAGACGGGATATGCATGGAGGTCTGTCCAGGCGGGGTCATCACGGCCGATGCCGAGGGCTATCCGGTCGTGAAGGATGGAGCGGAGGCCTTCTGCAACAAATGCGGGCACTGCGTGGCCGCCTGCGCCACGGGCGCTCTGTCGCACGAGCGCTTGCCCATGATCGATTTTCTGCCTAACCGCAAGCCCAGGCCCGAGACGGTGGCCGAGGTCGAGCCGCTCATGCTGGGGCGGCGGTCGGTGCGGGCATACAAGAACAAGCCCGTGGAGCATGCGCTGCTGGAGCGGATCCTGGATGTCGCCCGCCGGGCCCCCACGGCCGTCAACTCGCAGCAGGTGGGCTGGATCATGGTCGAGGACCCGGCCAAGACCCGTCGCCTGGCCGAGTTGGGCATGGAGTGGCTGCGTGCGGCAGGGCACCCGCGCTATGTGCAACTGTGGGACGAGGGCCGCGAGGTGTTCCTGCGCGGCGCACCGCATGTGGCAGTAGCCCATGCCCCGGCCGACTACACCTGGGGTGCTGCCGACTGCGCCATCGCCCTGACCTACATGGAGCTGGCCGCGGCGGCGCACGGCCTGGGCGCTTGCTGGGCTGGGCTGTTGACCAGGGCCGCCATGGCCCATGCGGGTGTGATCGAGGCGCTGGAGCTGCCGCAAGGCAGGACGGTTCACGGCGCGCTCATGCTCGGATGGCCCAAGTACCGCTACAGCCTTGTCCCGCCCCGCAACGCGGCCAACGTTGCTTGGCTGTAG
- a CDS encoding cation diffusion facilitator family transporter, protein MFGMGKLFQTPRNVAWLSVAAAVTTMALKIAAWLLTGSVGLLSDAAESMVNLTAASLALLALTVAMRPADDRHAYGHDKAEYFSSGAEGVLILVAAAGIVYAAVSRMFDPQPLRELGPGLAVAVVASAVNLLVAKIMLRMANHFDSITLEADAKHLMTDVWTSVGVAGGLAVVWAAPSWRILDPIMAVAVAAHIVISGVGLLKRSYQGLMDHALPPEELAVIHECICAKAGKNAVYHGLRTRKSGPRRFIDFHLLVPGRMSVQQSHDLTQAIEQAIDERLNRSQVTIHVEPIEDGGSWDGEHVGGVASDARSCEPDDKKA, encoded by the coding sequence ATGTTCGGTATGGGAAAGCTATTCCAGACGCCTAGGAACGTGGCTTGGCTGTCCGTGGCCGCCGCCGTGACCACCATGGCCCTCAAGATCGCGGCCTGGCTGCTCACGGGTTCCGTGGGCCTGCTCTCGGACGCCGCCGAGTCCATGGTCAACCTCACGGCCGCCAGCTTGGCCTTGTTGGCCCTGACCGTGGCCATGCGTCCCGCGGACGATCGCCATGCCTACGGCCATGACAAGGCCGAGTATTTCTCCAGCGGGGCCGAGGGCGTGCTCATTCTGGTAGCCGCGGCGGGCATCGTCTACGCGGCCGTCAGCCGCATGTTCGATCCGCAGCCGCTTCGCGAACTGGGCCCCGGCCTGGCTGTCGCCGTCGTGGCCTCGGCCGTCAATCTGCTGGTGGCCAAGATCATGCTGCGTATGGCCAACCACTTCGACTCCATTACCCTGGAAGCCGACGCCAAGCACCTCATGACCGACGTATGGACCTCCGTGGGCGTTGCGGGCGGACTGGCCGTGGTCTGGGCAGCGCCTTCCTGGCGCATCCTGGACCCGATCATGGCCGTGGCCGTGGCCGCGCACATCGTGATCAGCGGCGTCGGGCTGCTCAAGCGTTCCTATCAGGGCCTCATGGACCATGCCCTGCCGCCCGAAGAGCTTGCGGTCATCCACGAATGCATCTGCGCCAAGGCGGGCAAGAATGCCGTTTATCACGGTCTGCGCACGCGCAAGTCCGGCCCGCGCCGGTTCATCGACTTCCACCTGCTGGTGCCCGGCCGCATGAGCGTGCAACAGTCACACGACCTGACCCAGGCCATCGAGCAGGCTATAGACGAACGGCTGAACCGCAGCCAAGTGACCATCCATGTGGAGCCTATCGAGGATGGCGGCTCCTGGGACGGGGAGCACGTGGGCGGCGTGGCCAGCGACGCGCGCTCCTGCGAGCCGGATGACAAGAAAGCCTGA
- a CDS encoding YheT family hydrolase has protein sequence MNVAQEYQPPRFLTNGHAQTVYPILFRKCRELPVRRQRLELPDGDFLDIDWLTGGHDRLAFLCHGLEGNSRGLHTSNLMSHLFASGWDVAAMNSRGCSGEPNRLPRLYHSGETDDLHFALGAALAESGYTVASLVGYSMGGNQILKYLGEAPERVPPQVRAAATLSVPCDLEDSAEALARPANRVYMRYFLRSLRSKIAAKKKLFPDLFDTEGLAGISTFEAFDERYTAPLHGFASARDYWRKASSLPHLPRIRVPTLLVNARNDPFLGPDCFPTNEAPGNPNLRLEVQCNGGHLGFVTLDGTGVYWSERRVVSFLKDYMQ, from the coding sequence ATGAATGTCGCCCAAGAATACCAGCCGCCCCGCTTCCTGACCAACGGCCATGCCCAGACGGTCTACCCCATCCTGTTCCGCAAATGTCGCGAGCTGCCGGTGCGACGGCAACGCCTGGAACTGCCCGACGGCGACTTCCTGGACATTGACTGGCTCACGGGCGGCCACGACCGGTTGGCCTTCCTGTGCCACGGCCTGGAAGGCAATTCCCGCGGCCTGCACACGAGCAATCTTATGTCCCATCTGTTCGCCAGCGGTTGGGACGTGGCGGCCATGAACAGCCGGGGCTGCAGCGGCGAGCCCAATCGACTGCCCAGGCTCTACCACTCGGGCGAAACCGACGACCTGCATTTCGCCCTGGGCGCGGCGCTGGCCGAGAGCGGCTACACCGTGGCCTCGCTGGTGGGCTATTCCATGGGCGGCAACCAGATCCTCAAATACCTGGGCGAGGCCCCCGAGCGTGTGCCGCCCCAGGTGCGCGCGGCGGCCACCTTGAGCGTGCCCTGCGACCTGGAGGACTCGGCCGAGGCTCTGGCCAGGCCGGCCAACCGCGTGTACATGCGCTATTTTCTGCGCTCCCTGCGGAGCAAGATCGCCGCCAAGAAGAAGCTCTTCCCGGACCTGTTCGATACCGAGGGCCTGGCGGGCATCAGCACTTTCGAGGCGTTCGACGAACGCTATACCGCGCCTCTGCACGGCTTCGCAAGTGCGCGAGACTACTGGCGCAAGGCCAGCTCGCTGCCCCACCTGCCGCGCATCCGCGTGCCAACCCTGCTCGTCAACGCCCGCAACGACCCGTTCCTGGGTCCGGACTGTTTTCCCACGAACGAGGCGCCCGGGAACCCCAACCTGCGTCTGGAAGTCCAATGCAACGGCGGACACCTGGGTTTCGTAACCCTGGACGGCACGGGCGTGTACTGGTCCGAACGCCGGGTCGTAAGTTTTCTCAAGGATTATATGCAGTAA
- a CDS encoding PKD domain-containing protein, protein MRLATICSSRLLIPILIVVALAQTLPAGGQELVEVGSMPYGPCYATALNSARDVAFLGNGSVLQAVDVFSPLEPVLVGELQLPGAVHDLFYGGERLYVANGHGGLRVITMEYETDDAGMVTKVEFTEIGSVVGSLTDARNLDIVNNRAYIANGRHGLAVVDVEDPTQPELLGSYPMSGEALEVAVHPATERAYVAAGVVSERSGLFIIDVQDPASMQEITHTYDATDVSSVAVVGNLLYVLDRTNEKGLCVITGINTNTPVQHLYFDTGGDKVSITVHNSSTLNQIVFVADGASGVSIVDVTDPDGFQMKSGGFIGGGDHLDTPGFAAKVYATPGTDTTLVADDNGGLRIVGKIGNMEGLWEMSFYDTPGLARGIAISGDVAYIADGDGVRVYDVSSPLAFPELGMVALAKDFKGIAASGNVAYVTAPDGLHLVDATKPSTITTTPIFEELGNEDIPARKVAVVNNVLSMTNGDPDNGIILCILDVTTPSQPRDLDYPSMPPSLGLGIAMDKDMTYVAGSDGLYAIDRNKLPGTLRSIGSLNSSVRVAVLGGYAYVTDADGLCILDVANAVDGAAARLTGRWPNPLSLTPTTVAVAGPTVYAVGENTLHQTVYAVGDNTLHVIDVTRVKNAEGVESDTITELAPLTLPLDKEGDILATSGNRVYVIAGAAGVRIYGVDRDAPVANAGADISLFSGFTAYLNAEASTDDVAVMKYNWRCLNSNIVPSDGDKSEARFITPKVSQPTQYEFELTVEDKAGRTSTDTMVVTVKPYTGRGEPSSGSSGCTLSPEAGFRAEWLFLAGLMAVLRLRRRKR, encoded by the coding sequence ATGCGTCTCGCAACAATTTGCAGCTCAAGGCTACTCATCCCTATCCTCATAGTCGTGGCGTTGGCCCAGACCTTGCCGGCCGGCGGGCAAGAGCTGGTGGAGGTCGGCTCCATGCCCTACGGGCCGTGCTATGCGACTGCCTTGAACAGCGCGCGCGATGTGGCCTTCCTGGGTAATGGAAGCGTTCTGCAGGCTGTTGACGTGTTCTCTCCTCTCGAACCGGTCTTAGTGGGCGAACTGCAACTGCCCGGAGCGGTCCATGATCTGTTCTACGGTGGGGAAAGGCTGTATGTGGCCAACGGGCACGGCGGCCTGCGCGTCATCACAATGGAGTATGAGACAGACGATGCCGGGATGGTAACAAAAGTCGAGTTCACTGAGATCGGTTCCGTGGTGGGAAGCCTTACGGACGCAAGGAACTTGGATATTGTCAATAACCGTGCATATATTGCCAATGGCCGGCATGGGCTGGCCGTGGTGGACGTGGAGGACCCTACCCAGCCCGAACTGCTCGGAAGCTATCCCATGTCGGGCGAAGCTCTGGAAGTGGCCGTGCACCCTGCTACGGAGCGGGCCTATGTGGCGGCCGGGGTGGTGAGCGAAAGAAGCGGATTGTTCATCATCGACGTACAGGACCCGGCGAGCATGCAGGAGATCACGCACACCTATGATGCCACCGATGTTTCGAGCGTGGCCGTGGTCGGGAACCTGCTCTACGTCCTGGACCGCACAAACGAAAAAGGGCTTTGCGTCATTACCGGAATCAATACGAACACTCCCGTGCAGCACCTGTATTTCGATACCGGGGGAGACAAGGTTTCCATTACCGTGCACAATTCAAGCACGCTCAATCAGATCGTCTTCGTGGCCGACGGAGCAAGCGGTGTAAGCATCGTCGATGTCACTGATCCGGACGGCTTTCAGATGAAGTCCGGTGGCTTCATCGGCGGTGGCGACCACCTGGATACGCCAGGTTTTGCCGCTAAAGTGTACGCCACACCTGGTACTGATACAACGCTGGTGGCGGACGACAACGGCGGCCTACGTATCGTAGGCAAGATCGGTAACATGGAGGGCCTGTGGGAGATGAGCTTTTACGATACGCCGGGGCTGGCCCGCGGCATCGCCATAAGCGGAGATGTGGCCTATATTGCCGATGGCGATGGGGTGCGTGTCTATGACGTTTCCAGCCCACTGGCCTTTCCAGAACTGGGCATGGTGGCCCTGGCCAAGGATTTCAAGGGCATAGCCGCTTCCGGCAACGTGGCCTATGTCACGGCCCCGGATGGCCTGCACCTCGTGGACGCGACAAAGCCGTCCACGATCACAACGACACCCATTTTTGAAGAGTTAGGTAATGAGGATATTCCTGCACGCAAGGTAGCCGTGGTCAATAACGTCCTCAGCATGACGAACGGTGATCCAGACAATGGCATCATCCTGTGTATACTCGACGTGACCACGCCTTCCCAGCCCAGGGATTTGGATTATCCATCAATGCCGCCAAGTCTGGGATTGGGCATAGCCATGGACAAAGACATGACCTACGTGGCCGGCAGCGACGGGTTGTATGCCATCGACCGCAATAAACTCCCTGGCACGCTTCGTTCGATCGGAAGCCTGAATTCTTCGGTCAGGGTCGCCGTGTTGGGAGGGTACGCCTACGTCACCGATGCGGACGGTCTGTGCATCCTGGACGTGGCCAACGCCGTTGATGGGGCCGCCGCGCGACTGACGGGCCGTTGGCCCAACCCGCTTTCGCTGACTCCGACCACTGTGGCCGTAGCCGGCCCGACGGTGTACGCAGTTGGGGAAAACACACTGCACCAGACGGTGTACGCAGTTGGAGACAACACGCTGCACGTGATCGACGTGACGCGCGTTAAGAATGCGGAGGGTGTAGAGAGCGACACCATCACTGAACTGGCTCCCCTGACCCTGCCCCTGGACAAGGAGGGCGATATCCTGGCGACCTCGGGCAACCGCGTCTACGTTATCGCGGGCGCCGCGGGCGTGCGCATCTACGGCGTGGACAGAGATGCTCCCGTGGCCAATGCGGGGGCTGATATCTCGCTTTTCTCGGGCTTCACCGCATACCTGAATGCCGAAGCATCCACCGACGATGTAGCCGTTATGAAGTATAACTGGCGTTGCCTGAACTCAAACATCGTTCCCTCCGATGGGGACAAGTCCGAGGCCAGGTTCATCACTCCCAAGGTCAGCCAGCCAACCCAGTACGAATTCGAATTGACGGTCGAGGATAAGGCTGGTCGAACCTCTACCGACACGATGGTCGTGACCGTCAAACCCTATACGGGACGTGGCGAACCGAGCAGCGGAAGTTCCGGCTGCACTCTGAGTCCCGAGGCGGGCTTCAGGGCCGAATGGTTGTTCCTGGCGGGGCTTATGGCCGTGCTGAGGCTGCGCCGGCGCAAAAGGTAA